AATTCCAAAAACGATGAAATAGCACTTTATTATTAAATAAACAATTGTTTTAAAACGCCTTAAATATTAATTGTTAAATAAACGATTTTTATTAACGCTGGTTTTAATGATTTCATTTAAAAGATATTACAAAATATTAATCATCCTGGCTTTAATCTTGATCTTTTACCTTTTGGGCCTGTCACAGTATTTCATCTACGCGGAGATCAAACGCCACTATTCCGGTTTTATGACATTTGTCTCAGATCATTGGTTTTGGACTTCATTTTTATATATTATCAGCTTTATCGTGATGGTTTCACTTGCCATTCCACTTGGTGTTTTTCTATCTATTTTAGGGGGATTTTTGTTTTTTCAACCTCTCAGTTTGATCTATGCCGTCTGCAGCGCAACAATGGGATCGATCATCTTTTTTTGGGTTGCACGGACAAGTTTGGGTGATTTTCTAAGTAAGAGGTGGGGATCAAAACTCATTCGTATTGAAAAAGAAATAGAGAATAATGGCCCCAGTTATCTTTTGTTTTTAAGGCTGATTCCTATTTTT
This sequence is a window from Simkaniaceae bacterium. Protein-coding genes within it:
- a CDS encoding VTT domain-containing protein — encoded protein: MTFVSDHWFWTSFLYIISFIVMVSLAIPLGVFLSILGGFLFFQPLSLIYAVCSATMGSIIFFWVARTSLGDFLSKRWGSKLIRIEKEIENNGPSYLLFLRLIPIFPLALVNLAAALLRVPFWRFIWTTFFGIIPIMFIYTQIGAAMGSILDIHQSLSFNTLFNLHVKLALIGLALFVLLPILIKKLYRS